In Streptobacillus canis, one DNA window encodes the following:
- a CDS encoding ABC transporter ATP-binding protein — translation MKVELKNVGKKYEGNDVYTLENINLEIESKDFCVILGPSGCGKSTLLRMIAGLNSITTGELLFDDKIMNKVHSKDRNIAMVFQSYALYPHMTVYDNMAFSLAMRKMDKKMIHERVLEAAKILQIEKYLYSKPSDISGGQRQRVALGRAIVRKPAVFLMDEPLSNLDAKLREHMRIELVKIHRNLDTTTIYVTHDQTEAMTMGTRIVLMNDSKIQQVGKPEEFYNKPQNIFVAKFIGSPTMNIMEGYIKDGHFISNSEEVVIKANDEDKERLRDYEGKKVSLGIRSERFLSGEEHENRFAATIEVIEMLGKEKLLYCKLTDGTNLVVTMPGHYNYEIGEVHNFGFDTEALHFFDENGNRI, via the coding sequence ATGAAAGTAGAATTAAAAAATGTAGGGAAAAAATACGAAGGAAATGACGTATATACTTTAGAAAATATAAACTTAGAAATAGAAAGTAAAGATTTTTGTGTAATCTTAGGTCCATCAGGATGTGGTAAATCAACTTTACTTAGAATGATAGCAGGATTAAACTCTATTACAACTGGAGAATTATTATTTGATGATAAAATAATGAATAAAGTACATTCAAAAGATAGAAATATAGCAATGGTTTTCCAAAGCTATGCTTTATATCCTCATATGACAGTATATGATAACATGGCATTTTCACTTGCTATGAGAAAAATGGATAAGAAAATGATACATGAAAGAGTTTTAGAAGCAGCTAAAATCTTACAAATAGAAAAATATCTATATTCTAAACCATCTGATATTTCAGGAGGACAAAGACAAAGGGTTGCTTTAGGACGTGCTATAGTTAGAAAACCAGCAGTATTCTTAATGGACGAACCTTTATCAAACTTAGATGCTAAGTTAAGAGAGCATATGAGAATAGAGTTAGTTAAAATACATAGAAACTTAGATACAACAACTATTTATGTAACACATGACCAAACAGAAGCAATGACTATGGGAACTAGAATAGTATTAATGAACGATAGTAAAATTCAACAAGTTGGAAAACCAGAAGAATTCTATAATAAACCTCAAAATATATTCGTAGCTAAATTTATAGGTTCACCTACTATGAATATAATGGAAGGATACATTAAAGATGGACACTTCATTTCTAATTCTGAAGAAGTAGTAATCAAAGCTAATGATGAAGATAAAGAAAGATTAAGAGATTATGAAGGTAAAAAAGTATCTTTAGGTATAAGATCTGAAAGATTCTTAAGTGGTGAAGAACATGAAAATAGATTCGCAGCTACTATAGAAGTTATAGAAATGTTAGGTAAAGAAAAATTACTTTACTGTAAATTAACTGATGGTACTAACTTAGTAGTTACAATGCCAGGGCACTATAACTATGAAATTGGAGAAGTACATAACTTCGGATTTGATACAGAAGCATTACACTTCTTTGATGAAAATGGAAATAGAATATAA
- a CDS encoding sugar ABC transporter permease, whose amino-acid sequence MAKKSKNTNLYLSDKPPLNFAGKVGLALSYIILTIWALLIIVPLVFMVVASFNGEQEKYLILGSSFTFSLKHYGILFSKTLFLRWVVNTIAIATATALFTLLIVSFTGYVYSRFRFKGKKVSLMAIMLIQVIPAFAGIAAYYTMHQIIVSIFPFFTRTLMLISIYAIGGIAGNTFILKGYIDSISPELDEAARMEGSSNMQVYRLIIMPIARPMLAIIALWSFIGPFMDFLLPRILLTNPKQYTLAAGLFTLISDDRTRLEPVFAAGGILTAIPIVLLFIVLQKQLVSGLSSGSVKG is encoded by the coding sequence ATGGCTAAGAAAAGTAAAAATACTAATTTATATTTATCAGATAAACCACCTTTGAATTTTGCAGGAAAAGTTGGATTAGCACTTAGTTATATTATTTTAACTATTTGGGCTTTATTAATTATAGTACCTTTAGTATTTATGGTTGTAGCTTCATTTAATGGAGAACAAGAAAAATACTTAATATTAGGTTCAAGTTTTACATTCTCATTAAAACATTATGGAATATTATTTAGTAAAACATTATTCTTAAGATGGGTTGTAAATACAATAGCAATAGCAACAGCTACAGCTTTATTTACATTATTAATAGTATCTTTCACAGGATATGTATATTCAAGATTTAGATTTAAAGGTAAAAAAGTATCTTTAATGGCAATAATGTTAATTCAAGTTATACCAGCTTTTGCTGGAATAGCAGCATACTATACTATGCACCAAATAATAGTATCAATATTCCCGTTCTTTACTAGAACTTTAATGTTAATATCTATTTATGCAATAGGTGGTATAGCAGGTAATACTTTCATACTTAAAGGATATATAGATTCTATATCTCCAGAACTTGATGAAGCAGCTAGAATGGAAGGTTCATCAAATATGCAAGTATATAGATTAATCATTATGCCTATAGCAAGACCAATGTTAGCAATTATAGCTTTATGGTCATTTATAGGACCATTTATGGATTTCTTATTACCAAGAATATTACTTACAAATCCTAAACAATATACACTTGCAGCTGGTTTATTTACATTAATTTCTGATGATAGAACAAGACTAGAACCAGTATTTGCTGCAGGAGGAATTTTAACAGCAATACCTATAGTACTATTATTTATAGTACTACAAAAACAATTAGTATCTGGATTAAGTAGTGGATCAGTGAAAGGATAG